Proteins encoded within one genomic window of Empedobacter falsenii:
- a CDS encoding EpsG family protein, whose protein sequence is MSFIYLFIFAFLLVASFLEFSNKKVSKQSYVLIVVIMCLTAGLGYALSPDWVAYFDTFNALAYVNWSEFGRFAYMAGMEKGYLGLNKILVDYGFDFGMLTLIVATTSLILKTTTFYKYGGFPFLVLFIYAMPNFMFEEHVHIRQGLANAIALYSIRYVIDRNLIKFLICITIGFQFHESIIVFLLAYWIAPMKFDEKFIGWLVVFSIIGFYTGLNSIIEIIMDFMPIGQDKFESYQSQLYDQGNGVAVGDFVKIISILSIIIYNKYAVEDKLYCYFRNLFVFGVLLYFFLGKGIFGVRLPGFYLVFLGLAVGRLVYVFDGDKFKRNFIYLSFVSYTVLLIFWFQIKQAHKSNFSNYRTVFNKEAVYGLWKWN, encoded by the coding sequence GTGAGTTTTATTTATTTATTCATATTTGCATTTCTACTTGTTGCATCTTTTTTAGAGTTTTCTAATAAAAAGGTTAGTAAACAATCATATGTATTAATTGTTGTGATAATGTGTTTAACTGCTGGATTGGGATATGCATTGAGTCCTGATTGGGTAGCATATTTTGATACTTTTAATGCATTGGCTTATGTAAATTGGTCAGAGTTTGGTCGTTTTGCCTATATGGCAGGTATGGAGAAAGGATATTTAGGCCTGAATAAAATACTTGTTGATTATGGTTTTGATTTTGGGATGCTTACTTTAATAGTTGCAACAACTTCTCTTATTCTAAAGACAACAACTTTCTATAAATACGGAGGATTTCCTTTTTTAGTATTATTTATTTATGCGATGCCGAATTTTATGTTCGAAGAGCATGTACATATTAGGCAAGGATTAGCAAATGCAATTGCACTTTATTCTATACGTTATGTAATCGATCGTAACCTAATAAAGTTTTTGATTTGTATTACAATTGGATTTCAATTTCATGAATCTATAATTGTTTTTTTACTTGCTTATTGGATTGCCCCAATGAAGTTTGATGAAAAATTTATAGGCTGGTTAGTTGTGTTTTCAATTATAGGGTTTTATACAGGTTTAAATTCAATTATAGAAATCATTATGGATTTTATGCCAATTGGTCAAGATAAATTTGAGAGTTATCAAAGTCAGTTATATGATCAAGGTAATGGTGTAGCAGTAGGTGATTTCGTGAAGATTATTTCAATTCTTTCAATTATTATTTATAATAAATATGCTGTAGAAGATAAATTATATTGTTATTTCCGTAATCTTTTTGTTTTTGGAGTTTTATTATACTTTTTTTTAGGAAAAGGAATTTTTGGTGTTAGATTACCTGGATTTTATTTAGTTTTCTTAGGGCTTGCAGTTGGTAGATTAGTATATGTATTTGATGGGGATAAATTTAAAAGAAATTTTATTTATTTGAGTTTTGTGTCTTATACTGTATTATTGATTTTTTGGTTTCAAATAAAGCAAGCACATAAATCAAATTTCTCAAATTATAGAACAGTTTTTAATAAAGAAGCGGTTTACGGGCTATGGAAATGGAATTAA
- a CDS encoding glycosyltransferase family 2 protein: protein MELISIITPCYNSEKYISETYDSIKSQNYKNWEWIIVDDCSSDKSVEIIQSFNDERIKLVIQSKNQGAAYARNLALNKAQGRFITFLDSDDLWLPNFLETTINYLIENNEELVYSSYKRVDENLKPLLADFIAVDKVDRNRILYNCPIPMLTSVYDSKRIGKIPVPDVELREDHAMWIDLLGKIKYARAINESLAIYRIRNNSVSRNKLRIVKKQYNVYRYYLKMNFFKSSYYTFFWAINGIKKYGKF from the coding sequence ATGGAATTAATATCTATAATAACGCCTTGTTATAATTCAGAAAAGTATATTTCAGAAACATATGATTCAATAAAATCTCAAAATTATAAGAACTGGGAGTGGATTATTGTAGATGATTGTTCATCAGATAAATCTGTCGAAATAATTCAATCATTTAATGATGAACGAATAAAATTAGTTATTCAATCTAAAAACCAAGGTGCTGCCTATGCTAGAAATTTAGCATTAAATAAAGCACAAGGTAGATTTATAACATTTCTCGATAGTGACGATTTATGGCTTCCTAATTTTTTAGAAACTACAATTAATTATTTAATAGAGAATAATGAAGAGTTAGTTTATTCAAGTTATAAACGGGTTGATGAAAATTTAAAACCATTGTTAGCAGATTTTATTGCTGTAGACAAAGTAGATCGAAATCGAATTTTATATAATTGTCCTATTCCGATGTTAACATCTGTATATGATTCAAAACGAATTGGAAAAATACCGGTTCCAGATGTAGAACTTCGGGAAGATCATGCAATGTGGATAGATTTGTTAGGTAAAATAAAATATGCAAGAGCAATCAATGAATCTTTAGCTATTTATAGAATTAGAAACAACTCAGTTTCTCGAAATAAATTACGAATTGTAAAAAAACAATATAATGTTTATAGATATTATTTAAAAATGAATTTTTTTAAATCGTCTTATTACACTTTTTTTTGGGCAATTAATGGAATAAAAAAATATGGAAAATTTTAA
- a CDS encoding glycosyltransferase family 4 protein, whose protein sequence is MENFKLLEYLYTLNISPLYVNIFGAFFSALFITLISIPKIIRISYKKQLMDVPGERSSHENKVPTLGGVALFFGIVVSTSIFATELGVNYSFFLSAITILFFIGLMDDLLVVAPDKKLYGQIISTILIIFGSGIMIKSFSGLFEIYEIPYFIGVILTIFVFIVLINAFNLIDGIDGLASGIGIVISLCFVYIFYRIFDYGIGILAVSTLAVLLGFGRYNLSKKFKIFMGDTGSMVIGFILTFMAIRFLYISETSSLGLKTGPVLLLFIFVIPIVDTLSVFTIRILRKRSPFSADKNHLHHQFLKLGLTHIQTSIILVLINIFFIFIGYYFRNIEINKLFLIFIVLSISFVVSLRYAVILKKNKKISL, encoded by the coding sequence ATGGAAAATTTTAAATTATTAGAGTATTTATATACATTAAATATCTCTCCCTTATATGTCAATATATTTGGAGCATTTTTTTCTGCTTTATTTATTACATTAATATCCATTCCGAAAATTATACGAATATCATATAAAAAACAATTGATGGATGTGCCTGGAGAGAGAAGTTCTCATGAAAATAAAGTACCAACTTTAGGAGGTGTGGCTTTGTTTTTTGGAATTGTTGTGTCTACTTCAATATTTGCAACCGAATTAGGTGTTAACTATTCTTTCTTTTTATCCGCAATTACAATATTATTTTTTATTGGATTAATGGATGATTTGTTAGTTGTAGCTCCTGATAAAAAATTATATGGTCAGATTATAAGTACAATATTAATTATTTTTGGTTCTGGTATAATGATTAAGTCATTTTCAGGGTTATTTGAGATCTATGAAATTCCTTACTTTATTGGAGTTATTTTAACCATTTTTGTATTTATAGTACTAATAAATGCGTTTAATTTAATTGACGGAATTGATGGTTTAGCTTCAGGAATTGGTATAGTAATTAGTTTGTGTTTTGTTTATATATTCTACAGAATATTTGATTACGGGATAGGAATATTAGCTGTTAGTACATTAGCTGTTTTACTAGGTTTTGGAAGGTATAATTTGTCTAAAAAGTTTAAAATATTCATGGGAGATACCGGTTCTATGGTTATAGGATTTATTTTAACCTTTATGGCAATTCGTTTTTTATACATTAGTGAAACGTCAAGTTTAGGATTAAAAACTGGTCCTGTTTTACTTCTTTTTATTTTTGTAATTCCAATAGTAGATACATTATCTGTTTTTACAATTCGAATTCTTAGAAAAAGAAGTCCTTTTTCGGCTGACAAAAACCATCTTCATCACCAGTTTTTAAAATTAGGGTTAACTCATATTCAAACTTCAATAATATTAGTACTTATTAACATTTTTTTTATATTCATTGGGTATTATTTTAGAAATATTGAAATTAATAAACTATTTTTGATCTTTATTGTTTTATCAATTAGTTTTGTTGTCTCTTTACGATATGCTGTAATATTAAAAAAGAATAAAAAAATATCATTATAA
- a CDS encoding polysaccharide biosynthesis/export family protein, with protein MLNLKSTLTKTFILLIIMNLFSCISLKDVQLIQPDPNLKLDANGKISFEKPEYHIQKNDQILINISSAAGASMGILSDFITSGNNTQGGNGVYVRQDGAIELPRIGKIKLEGLTIEQARKKIQDEFYKIYDEKGTFIDVNLAGIEYTIVGEASQGVFRAPKKNITLLDAFAQSGTNNIYADLKNVRIIRTDLDGTKQVYVDLTKESIMNSEYYWIQNNDIIVVNPRKEKVWGVGLNPLTVVTTVMGAIATILGVYLFFDKI; from the coding sequence ATGCTTAACTTAAAATCAACTTTAACCAAAACTTTTATTTTGTTGATAATCATGAATTTGTTTTCATGTATATCTTTAAAAGATGTTCAACTAATTCAGCCAGATCCTAATTTAAAATTAGATGCAAATGGTAAGATTTCTTTTGAAAAACCTGAATATCATATTCAAAAAAATGATCAAATTTTAATTAATATTTCGTCTGCTGCAGGAGCTTCTATGGGAATTCTTAGTGATTTTATTACTTCAGGTAATAATACTCAAGGAGGAAATGGAGTGTATGTAAGACAAGACGGAGCAATTGAGTTACCTCGTATTGGGAAAATAAAATTAGAAGGTCTTACTATTGAACAAGCTCGAAAGAAAATTCAAGATGAGTTCTATAAAATCTACGATGAAAAGGGAACTTTTATCGATGTTAATTTAGCGGGAATAGAATATACTATTGTAGGAGAAGCAAGTCAAGGAGTTTTTAGAGCGCCTAAAAAGAATATAACGTTACTAGATGCTTTTGCCCAATCAGGAACGAATAATATCTATGCTGATTTAAAAAATGTACGAATTATTAGAACAGATTTAGATGGGACAAAGCAGGTATATGTCGATTTAACAAAAGAATCTATTATGAATTCTGAGTATTATTGGATTCAGAATAATGATATTATTGTTGTTAATCCTCGTAAAGAAAAAGTATGGGGTGTAGGACTAAATCCTCTTACTGTTGTTACTACTGTAATGGGAGCAATTGCAACAATTTTAGGAGTTTATTTATTCTTTGATAAAATATAA
- a CDS encoding polysaccharide biosynthesis tyrosine autokinase, translated as MADTTINQKVKKKQSDFIDVERLIPRLLNAWPLYIISMLIALAVAYYLNNWKLNKIYTANTTFKIKDNSSANNSLASNSINFIWGGNANKIDGLTYTLTSRIHNEKVVKRAESYIFYTEEGRLKKSNIYKLDAPFHVHIDTLHQQVAYVDVKVKPKDHNSFYFEVENKNGSLYQFTKDSIIKSDELNLPKIGYYNQWMVGKNYKIMLTRSNVPFSESSISFKLVTIKDATGRAVQNFSVTNPSKISSIIAVSKNAESLNEAVDILNNSIQVLIENELAERNLSAYQTRKYLQERIAAVKLKLDSATNNLQELQKKTGVYNFDTKKGELLSKLTELDKERVTVEEKINALHRLMPKKSSSVDNLIALNIAGLDVSYYMTNVDQLEGLENQREQMLKVYKANTDEIREIDRRLAKTRNNISNVVNAHLQKLNTDLSMINAKLTESEFKAKDLPYEEIEFVEANRGFELNSTLYSTLINQLNTTDLSLASIVSDITIIDPAKNQGQGSIYPNPQRNYLIALGIGLLIPLIYVVIKELLDFKVRVLKDITSRTNIPIIGLVGPLGDNSPLVVINNPKSGISESFRSIRSNLKYLYKNPGLEEHNKTILVTSFIGGEGKTFNAMNIASSIGSMDKKTVLIGLDLRKPKIFDDFNINNKTGVTDYVAGDLELNQITQRTILPNLDIITAGPIPPNPSELILSKRMDQLFAELKEKYEFVIIDSPPIGLVTDSYDLMRYADCTLYVTRYNYSEKNFINAISNKYDEGEVSNVGIIFNDFQIKTGYGYGYGYGYGYGYGYGYGYGYGYFSGDENFDNSSFGKIKRLASRIKGKFF; from the coding sequence ATGGCAGATACAACAATTAATCAAAAAGTTAAGAAAAAACAATCTGACTTTATTGATGTAGAAAGGCTTATACCAAGATTATTGAATGCTTGGCCATTATATATAATTTCGATGCTAATTGCGTTGGCGGTAGCATATTATCTTAATAATTGGAAGCTGAACAAAATTTATACAGCAAATACAACATTTAAAATTAAAGATAATAGTTCTGCTAATAATTCATTAGCCTCTAATTCTATTAACTTTATTTGGGGAGGAAATGCAAATAAAATTGATGGGTTAACGTATACATTAACTTCTCGTATTCATAATGAGAAAGTTGTAAAAAGAGCAGAATCTTATATATTCTATACAGAAGAAGGACGTTTAAAAAAATCTAATATATATAAATTAGATGCTCCTTTTCATGTTCATATTGATACATTACATCAACAAGTTGCATATGTTGATGTAAAAGTAAAACCTAAAGATCATAACTCTTTTTATTTTGAAGTTGAGAACAAAAATGGTTCTTTATATCAGTTTACTAAAGATAGTATTATAAAGTCTGACGAGTTGAATTTACCTAAGATTGGTTATTATAATCAATGGATGGTAGGTAAAAACTATAAAATCATGTTGACTCGTTCAAATGTACCATTTTCTGAAAGCTCAATATCATTTAAATTAGTCACAATCAAAGATGCAACAGGAAGAGCTGTACAGAATTTTAGTGTTACAAATCCATCTAAAATTTCAAGTATAATAGCTGTTTCAAAAAATGCTGAAAGTTTGAATGAAGCAGTTGATATTTTAAATAATTCAATTCAAGTTTTAATAGAAAATGAATTAGCAGAAAGAAATTTATCAGCCTACCAAACACGTAAATATTTACAAGAACGAATTGCAGCTGTAAAGCTTAAGCTAGATAGCGCAACAAACAATTTACAAGAGTTACAGAAGAAAACTGGAGTTTATAATTTCGACACAAAGAAAGGCGAGCTTTTAAGTAAACTTACAGAATTAGATAAAGAACGCGTAACTGTAGAAGAGAAAATCAATGCATTACATCGTTTAATGCCTAAAAAATCGAGTAGTGTTGATAATTTAATCGCTCTTAATATTGCTGGTCTTGATGTGTCTTATTACATGACGAATGTAGATCAATTAGAAGGTCTTGAAAATCAGCGCGAGCAAATGCTAAAAGTTTATAAAGCAAATACTGATGAGATTAGAGAAATTGATCGTCGATTAGCTAAAACAAGAAATAATATTTCGAATGTAGTTAATGCACATTTACAAAAGCTGAATACAGATCTATCTATGATTAACGCTAAGTTAACGGAATCTGAATTCAAAGCGAAAGATTTACCTTATGAAGAAATTGAATTTGTTGAAGCGAATCGTGGATTTGAATTGAATAGTACATTGTATTCAACTTTAATTAATCAATTAAATACAACTGATTTATCTTTAGCATCTATCGTATCTGATATCACAATTATTGATCCAGCTAAAAATCAAGGTCAAGGTTCTATTTATCCAAATCCGCAGCGTAATTATTTAATAGCTTTGGGAATTGGTTTATTGATTCCTTTGATTTATGTAGTGATTAAAGAATTATTAGATTTCAAAGTTCGTGTATTAAAAGATATTACAAGTCGTACGAATATTCCAATTATTGGTTTAGTTGGTCCATTAGGAGATAATTCGCCTTTAGTTGTAATCAATAATCCAAAATCAGGAATTTCAGAATCGTTTAGATCAATTCGTTCTAATCTAAAATATTTATATAAGAATCCAGGACTTGAAGAACATAATAAAACGATTTTAGTAACTTCATTTATTGGAGGTGAAGGAAAGACTTTCAACGCGATGAATATTGCGAGTTCAATCGGTTCTATGGATAAGAAAACGGTTCTGATTGGATTAGATTTACGTAAACCAAAAATATTTGATGATTTTAACATCAATAATAAAACAGGTGTTACAGACTATGTTGCGGGTGATTTAGAATTAAATCAAATTACGCAACGTACAATTTTACCAAATTTAGATATTATTACAGCAGGTCCAATTCCTCCAAATCCTTCAGAATTGATTTTAAGTAAACGAATGGATCAATTATTTGCTGAATTGAAAGAGAAATATGAATTTGTAATTATAGATTCACCACCGATTGGTTTGGTAACAGATTCGTACGATTTGATGCGTTATGCAGATTGTACATTGTATGTAACTCGCTACAATTATTCGGAGAAAAACTTTATCAATGCGATTTCTAATAAATATGATGAAGGTGAAGTTTCGAATGTCGGAATTATATTCAACGATTTCCAAATTAAAACTGGCTACGGTTATGGTTATGGCTACGGCTATGGCTACGGCTATGGCTACGGTTATGGTTATGGCTACGGTTATTTTTCTGGAGATGAGAATTTTGATAATTCATCGTTTGGAAAAATAAAACGTTTAGCTTCTCGAATTAAAGGTAAATTCTTTTAA
- a CDS encoding sugar transferase, which translates to MILKNIFDYILALILLIFLVGLIVLLIIISSIDTNQFGVFTQKRVGKNGRFFKIYKIRTIKGISKSTITTNQHQITKIGKILRDYKLDELPQLFNILKGEMSFVGPRPDVAGYADKLIGEDRLMLKVKPGITGPAQLKYRNEDEVLSNVEDPIQYNDEILWPDKVKINVEYVKNWSFRQDLIYMFQTIFKK; encoded by the coding sequence ATGATCTTAAAGAACATATTTGATTATATACTTGCATTAATCCTACTAATATTTTTAGTGGGATTAATTGTTTTGTTAATTATCATAAGTTCTATAGATACCAATCAATTTGGCGTTTTTACACAGAAAAGAGTAGGGAAGAATGGAAGGTTTTTCAAGATTTATAAAATTAGAACGATTAAAGGAATTTCTAAATCGACAATAACAACCAATCAACATCAAATTACCAAAATTGGAAAGATTCTTAGAGATTATAAATTAGATGAATTACCTCAATTATTCAATATTCTAAAAGGAGAAATGAGTTTTGTTGGTCCTCGACCTGATGTCGCTGGTTATGCGGATAAATTGATTGGAGAAGATAGATTGATGTTGAAAGTTAAACCAGGAATAACTGGTCCAGCTCAATTAAAATATAGAAATGAGGATGAAGTTTTGTCTAATGTAGAAGATCCAATCCAATATAATGATGAAATTCTTTGGCCAGATAAAGTCAAAATTAATGTAGAATATGTAAAGAATTGGAGTTTTCGACAAGATTTGATTTACATGTTTCAAACAATATTCAAAAAATAA
- a CDS encoding acyl-CoA carboxylase subunit beta: protein MDLTFNKREDHNKLLLSKLRQKLKQVYLGGGQKRIDALHSKGKMSARERIDYLLDEKKPNIEIGALTGDEMYKEHGGCPSGGVVVKIGYISGKQCIVVANDATVKAGAWFPITGKKNLRAQEIAMENKLPIIYLVDSAGVYLPMQDEIFPDKEMFGRIFRNNAIMSSMGITQISAVMGSCVAGGAYLPIMSDEAMIVDKTGSIFLAGSYLVKAAIGEDIDNETLGGATTHCEISGVTDYKAKDDKDALDRIKSIVGKIGDYEKAGFNRIEAAKPALDENEIYGILPESRAEQYDMYEIINRIVDNSELDEYKPDYGKSIICTYARIDGWAVGIVANQRKIVKSKKDGMQFGGVIYSDSADKATRFIANCNQKKIPLVFLQDVTGFMVGSKSEHGGIIKDGAKMVNAVSNSVVPKFTIIVGNSYGAGNYAMCGKAYDPRLIAAWPSAQLAVMGGEQAAKVLLQIKEATLKAQGVEVDEVKKQELLNDITAKYNDETSPYYAAARLWTDGIIDPLDTRKWISMGIEAANHAPIEKQFNLGVIQV from the coding sequence ATGGATTTAACTTTTAATAAAAGAGAGGATCATAACAAATTATTACTTTCTAAACTACGTCAAAAACTGAAACAAGTTTACCTTGGCGGAGGTCAAAAAAGAATTGATGCGTTGCATAGCAAAGGAAAAATGTCTGCAAGGGAACGTATTGATTATCTTTTGGACGAAAAAAAACCGAATATTGAGATTGGAGCTTTAACAGGCGATGAAATGTACAAAGAACACGGCGGATGTCCTTCGGGAGGTGTTGTTGTGAAAATTGGTTACATTTCTGGCAAACAATGTATTGTTGTTGCGAATGACGCGACAGTAAAAGCTGGTGCTTGGTTTCCAATTACAGGTAAAAAGAATTTGCGTGCGCAAGAAATTGCGATGGAAAATAAATTGCCAATTATTTATTTGGTGGACAGCGCAGGTGTTTATTTACCAATGCAAGATGAGATTTTTCCTGATAAAGAAATGTTTGGTCGAATTTTCCGCAATAATGCAATCATGTCATCAATGGGAATTACTCAAATTTCTGCTGTGATGGGAAGTTGTGTTGCTGGTGGAGCATATTTACCAATTATGAGCGACGAAGCAATGATTGTAGACAAAACAGGTTCTATTTTCTTGGCAGGAAGTTATTTGGTAAAAGCGGCAATTGGAGAAGATATTGACAACGAAACTTTAGGTGGAGCAACAACACATTGCGAAATCTCTGGCGTGACTGATTATAAAGCAAAAGATGATAAAGATGCTTTGGATAGAATAAAGTCTATCGTTGGTAAAATTGGTGATTATGAAAAAGCTGGATTTAATAGAATTGAGGCAGCAAAACCTGCTTTAGATGAGAATGAAATCTATGGTATTTTACCTGAATCTCGCGCTGAGCAGTACGATATGTATGAGATTATTAACAGAATTGTTGATAACTCAGAATTGGACGAATATAAACCTGATTATGGAAAATCAATCATCTGTACGTATGCGCGAATTGATGGTTGGGCAGTTGGAATTGTGGCTAATCAACGTAAAATTGTGAAGTCTAAAAAAGATGGGATGCAGTTTGGTGGTGTGATTTATTCAGATTCTGCAGATAAAGCAACTCGTTTTATCGCGAATTGTAACCAAAAGAAGATTCCATTGGTTTTCTTACAAGATGTGACTGGTTTTATGGTTGGATCTAAATCAGAACATGGTGGAATTATCAAAGATGGAGCAAAAATGGTGAATGCAGTTTCTAATTCTGTTGTTCCAAAATTCACGATCATAGTTGGTAATTCTTATGGTGCAGGAAACTATGCTATGTGCGGAAAAGCATATGACCCTAGATTAATTGCGGCTTGGCCTTCGGCTCAATTGGCAGTTATGGGAGGCGAGCAAGCGGCGAAAGTTTTGTTACAAATAAAAGAAGCGACATTGAAAGCGCAAGGTGTAGAAGTTGATGAAGTGAAAAAGCAAGAACTTTTGAACGATATTACAGCAAAATACAATGATGAAACAAGTCCTTATTATGCTGCGGCACGTTTGTGGACAGATGGAATTATTGATCCTTTAGATACGCGTAAATGGATTTCGATGGGAATTGAAGCTGCAAATCATGCTCCTATTGAGAAACAATTTAATTTAGGTGTTATTCAAGTTTAG
- a CDS encoding acyl carrier protein phosphodiesterase, with amino-acid sequence MNFVAHQYLSFGNQSLQIGNLLGETVKGKQYLDFPEEIQKGILLHRSIDTYTDSHETVKKSSSYFHETQHKFAPIIIDVIYDYFLIKYWNNYSETPFEKFKTDCYQLFKDEYNSFPKKLQETIFYLLKYDWFENYSTLEGVQKTLKGIGSRAKFENNLHQIIPEFEKNYANLEIDFLSFFPQIQTHCKNFVFVDSQV; translated from the coding sequence ATGAACTTTGTCGCACATCAATATTTATCTTTCGGAAATCAATCGCTTCAGATTGGGAATTTGCTTGGAGAAACTGTTAAAGGAAAACAATATTTAGATTTTCCAGAAGAAATTCAGAAAGGGATTTTATTGCATCGTTCGATTGATACATATACAGATTCTCACGAAACGGTGAAGAAAAGCTCAAGTTATTTTCACGAAACACAACACAAATTTGCACCAATTATTATTGATGTGATTTATGATTATTTTTTGATAAAATATTGGAATAATTATTCTGAAACCCCTTTCGAAAAATTTAAAACAGATTGTTATCAATTATTTAAGGATGAATACAATTCGTTTCCAAAAAAACTACAAGAAACCATTTTTTATTTATTGAAATATGATTGGTTCGAAAATTATTCGACCTTAGAAGGCGTTCAAAAAACATTAAAAGGAATCGGAAGTCGAGCAAAATTTGAGAATAATTTGCATCAAATCATTCCAGAATTTGAAAAAAATTATGCCAATCTAGAAATTGATTTTCTGTCATTTTTTCCTCAAATCCAAACGCATTGCAAGAACTTTGTATTCGTTGATTCTCAAGTCTAA
- a CDS encoding tetratricopeptide repeat protein: MDEDFFNNELIEGFEQMLDNREYKYYDSEDLVEILEFYIEVNDSEYTKRALDFAEKMHPENIDIKIKRIEYFLTIEDLKKAAKLIKYLKDLAANELDYLLVQARFWGMKNMPRKAISFYEEALQIDDEETDFICNCIGNEYLNLDEVHSALIAFRKALKFNPENDYTFYSIIQCYEEIHNPDECIEFLKDFIDDNPYSEVSWLQLGLLYNHKKMYDEAINALDYVLAINPNSIVGHANKAVSLEELGEYNKAIETLEETLEFDDSPAVTHMKIGELYEKLEKPQKALKAYHIAIKEDPQLDKVWAKAASLYNKLENIEEAEYYIQRAIELNGDSYEYYTDSTYYFLKQMKFEEAIKNLSKLVEMKPLVFNTWFAYAETLIAVGEYEQAIAVLLTGALKNFNRAEFFYQLSNVYYITDQDQLGNEALGNALSLDRNLKDSMIEYYPILEEKINQISGNNE, from the coding sequence ATGGACGAAGATTTTTTTAATAACGAGCTAATTGAAGGTTTTGAGCAAATGCTTGATAATCGTGAATATAAGTATTACGATTCGGAGGATTTGGTCGAAATTCTTGAATTCTATATTGAAGTAAATGATAGCGAATACACAAAACGTGCGCTAGATTTTGCAGAAAAAATGCACCCCGAGAATATAGATATCAAAATCAAAAGAATTGAATATTTTCTTACAATTGAGGATTTAAAAAAAGCTGCAAAACTCATCAAATATTTAAAAGATTTAGCTGCAAACGAATTAGATTACCTTCTTGTACAAGCGCGATTTTGGGGAATGAAAAATATGCCCCGAAAAGCGATAAGTTTTTATGAAGAAGCTTTGCAAATAGACGACGAAGAAACTGATTTTATTTGTAATTGTATCGGAAATGAATATTTGAATTTAGATGAAGTTCATTCTGCGTTGATTGCTTTCAGAAAAGCATTGAAATTCAATCCAGAAAATGATTATACTTTCTACTCTATTATTCAATGCTACGAAGAAATTCATAATCCTGATGAATGCATCGAATTTTTAAAAGATTTTATTGACGACAATCCATATTCGGAAGTTTCTTGGTTGCAACTTGGTTTGTTGTACAATCACAAAAAAATGTATGACGAAGCTATAAATGCGTTGGATTACGTACTCGCGATTAATCCTAACTCTATTGTTGGTCATGCTAACAAAGCAGTTTCATTGGAAGAATTAGGAGAATACAATAAAGCAATAGAAACACTAGAGGAAACATTAGAATTTGATGATTCGCCCGCTGTTACGCATATGAAAATTGGTGAATTGTACGAAAAGTTAGAAAAACCACAAAAAGCATTGAAAGCTTATCATATTGCGATAAAAGAAGATCCACAATTGGATAAAGTTTGGGCAAAAGCAGCTTCGCTTTACAACAAATTAGAAAATATTGAAGAAGCCGAATATTACATTCAGCGTGCAATAGAATTGAATGGCGATAGTTACGAATATTATACAGATTCAACTTACTATTTTCTGAAACAAATGAAGTTTGAGGAAGCTATAAAAAACCTTTCAAAACTTGTTGAAATGAAACCTTTAGTATTCAATACTTGGTTTGCTTACGCCGAAACTTTGATTGCCGTTGGAGAATACGAACAAGCGATCGCAGTCTTATTAACAGGGGCTTTGAAGAATTTTAATCGTGCCGAATTTTTCTATCAATTAAGCAATGTTTATTATATCACCGATCAAGATCAATTAGGAAATGAAGCATTAGGAAATGCATTAAGTTTGGATCGAAATTTAAAAGATTCAATGATTGAATATTATCCGATTTTAGAAGAAAAAATCAATCAAATTTCTGGAAACAACGAATAA